A genome region from Hevea brasiliensis isolate MT/VB/25A 57/8 chromosome 9, ASM3005281v1, whole genome shotgun sequence includes the following:
- the LOC110651996 gene encoding putative SNAP25 homologous protein SNAP30: protein MFGFMKSPANKGTKQNSVDSDDESNAKQTRQPGKRAASEPVLNIPNVPFDVKGNPDKYKNDFRDSGGLENQSVQELENYAMYKAEETSKSVNNCLRIAEDIRQDATRTLDMLHAQGEQITRTHQMAVDMDKDLSKGEKLLNNLGGIFSKPWRPKKTREITGPLITADNPSKKSENHKEQREKLGLGGKPKGKSAPATPPSEPTNAMQKVELEKAKQDDALSDLSNILGDLKGMAFDMGSEIDRQNKALDHLGDDVDELNSRVKGANQRARRLLEK, encoded by the exons ATGTTTGGATTTATGAAATCACCAGCAAATAAAGGAACTAAGCAAAATTCAGTAGATTCAGATGATGAATCCAATGCCAAGCAAACACGTCAGCCTGGAAAACGAGCTGCTTCTGAACCTGTGCTCAATATTCCAAATGTCCCTTTTGATGTTAAGGGAAACCCAGACAAATATAAGAATGACTTCCGTGATTCAGGAGGACTAGAGAACCAAAGTGTTCAAGAGCTGGAGAATTATGCTATGTACAAGGCTGAGGAGACATCAAAGAGTGTTAACAATTGCCTAAGGATTGCTGAGGACATCAGACAAGATGCTACAAGAACTCTTGATATGTTGCATGCTCAGGGTGAACAAATCACCAGGACCCACCAGATGGCCGTTGACATGGATAAGGATCTGAGCAAG GGTGAAAAGCTATTAAATAATCTTGGAGGCATCTTCTCCAAGCCTTGGAGACCTAAGAAGACCCGGGAAATAACAGGGCCTTTGATCACAGCAG ATAATCCATCCAAGAAAAGTGAGAACCACAAAGAACAAAGAGAAAAGCTGGGTTTAGGAGGTAAACCAAAAGGAAAGTCAGCTCCTGCAACACCTCCTTCCGAACCAACAAATGCCATGCAGAAAGTTGAG CTAGAGAAGGCAAAGCAAGATGATGCGCTTTCAGATTTGAGTAATATCCTGGGTGATTTGAAGGGCATGGCTTTTGATATGGGAAGTGAAATTGACAG GCAAAATAAAGCCCTTGATCATCTTGGTGATGATGTTGACGAGCTGAACTCTCGAGTGAAAGGAGCCAATCAGCGTGCCCGCCGTTTGCTTGAGAAGTGA